One Bos taurus isolate L1 Dominette 01449 registration number 42190680 breed Hereford chromosome 3, ARS-UCD2.0, whole genome shotgun sequence DNA window includes the following coding sequences:
- the AMPD2 gene encoding AMP deaminase 2 isoform X2, with translation MASEARGGLGAPPLQSARSLPGPAPCLKHFPLDLRTSMDGKCKEIAEELFSRSLAESELRSAPYEFPEESPIEQLEERRQRLERQISQDVKLEPDILLRAKQDFLKTDSDSDFQLYKEKGEGQGDRGLWERDAVLEREFQRVTISGEEKCGVPFTDLLDAAKSVVRALFIREKYMALSLQSFCPTTRRYLQQLAEKPLETRTYEQGPDTPVSADAPVHPPVLEQHPYERCEPSTMPADLGLGLRMVRGVVHVYTRREPDEHCSEVELPYPDLQEFVADVNVLMALIINGPIKSFCYRRLQYLSSKFQMHVLLNEMKELAAQKKVPHRDFYNIRKVDTHIHASSCMNQKHLLRFIKRAMKRHLEEIVHVEQGREQTLREVFESMNLTAYDLSVDTLDVHADRNTFHRFDKFNAKYNPIGESVLREIFIKTDNRVSGKYFAHIIKEVMSDLEESKYQNAELRLSIYGRSRDEWDKLARWAVTHRVHSPNVRWLVQVPRLFDVYRTKGQLANFQEMLENIFLPLFEATIHPASHPELHLFLEHVDGFDSVDDESKPENHVFNLESPLPEAWVEEDNPPYAYYLYYTFANMAMLNHLRRQRGFHTFVLRPHCGEAGPIHHLVSAFMLAENISHGLLLRKAPVLQYLYYLAQVGIAMSPLSNNSLFLSYHRNPLPEYLSRGLMVSLSTDDPLQFHFTKEPLMEEYSIATQVWKLSSCDMCELARNSVLMSGFSHKVKSHWLGPSYTKEGPEGNDIRRTNVPDIRVGYRHETLCQELALITQAVQSEMLETIPEEGGITMSPGPQ, from the exons ATGGCCTCag AGGCTCGGGGTGGGCTGGGGGCCCCTCCGCTACAGTCTGCCCGATCCCTGCCAGGCCCTGCCCCCTGCCTCAAGCACTTCCCGCTCGACCTGCGCACGTCCATGGATGGCAAATGCAAGGAGATCGCCGAG GAGCTGTTCAGCCGCTCCCTGGCTGAAAGTGAGCTCCGCAGCGCCCCTTACGAGTTCCCGGAGGAGAGCCCCATCGAGCAGCTGGAGGAGCGGAGGCAGCGCCTGGAGCGGCAGATCAGCCAGGATGTCAA GCTGGAGCCGGACATCCTGCTTCGGGCCAAGCAAGATTTCCTGAAGACTGACAGTGACTCAGACTTCCA GCTCTACAAGGAGAAGGGTGAGGGGCAGGGTGACCGGGGCCTGTGGGAGCGCGACGCGGTGCTGGAGCGGGAGTTTCAGCGGGTGACCATCTCTGGGGAGGAGAAGTGTGGG GTGCCCTTCACAGACCTGCTGGATGCAGCCAAGAGCGTGGTGCGGGCGCTGTTCATCCGGGAGAAGTACATGGCCCTGTCGCTGCAGAGCTTCTGCCCTACCACCCGCCGGTACCTGCAGCAGCTGGCTGAGAAGCCCCTGGAGACACGCACCTACGAGCAGGGCCCCGACACCCCCGTGTCCGCTG ATGCCCCGGTGCACCCACCAGTGCTGGAGCAGCACCCCTATGAGCGCTGTGAGCCGAGCACCATGCCCGCGGACCTGGGCTTGGGCCTGCGCATGGTGCGGGGCGTGGTTCATGTGTACACCCGCAGGGAACCTGATGAGCA CTGCTCAGAGGTGGAGCTGCCATATCCCGACCTGCAGGAATTTGTGGCAGATGTCAATGTGCTGATGGCTCTGATCATCAATGGACCCAT AAAGTCATTCTGTTACCGCCGGCTCCAGTACCTGAGCTCCAAGTTCCAGATGCATGTGCTGCTCAACGAAATGAAGGAGCTGGCCGCGCAGAAGAAGGTGCCACACCGAGATTTCTACAACATCCGCAAG GTGGACACACACATCCATGCCTCATCCTGCATGAACCAGAAGCATCTGCTGCGCTTCATCAAACGGGCGATGAAGCGGCACCTGGAGGAGATCGTGCACGTGGAGCAGGGTCGTGAGCAGACGCTACGGGAAGTCTTCGAGAGCATGAACCTCACGGCCTACGACCTGAGTGTGGACACGCTCGACGTGCATGCG GACAGAAACACCTTCCATCGCTTTGACAAGTTCAATGCCAAATACAACCCCATTGGGGAGTCCGTCCTCCGAGAGATCTTCATCAAGACGGACAACAGGGTTTCTGGGAAGTACTTTGCTCACATCATCAAG GAGGTGATGTCCGACCTGGAGGAGAGCAAATACCAGAACGCGGAGCTGCGGCTCTCCATCTACGGGCGCTCAAGGGACGAGTGGGACAAGCTAGCACGCTGGGCCGTCACGCACCGTGTCCACTCCCCCAACGTGCGCTGGCTCGTGCAGGTGCCCCGCCTCTT CGATGTGTACCGGACCAAGGGCCAGCTGGCCAACttccaggagatgctggagaaCATCTTCCTGCCATTGTTCGAGGCCACCATCCACCCTGCCAGCCACCCGGAGCTGCATCTCTTCCTGGAGCAT GTGGACGGCTTTGACAGTGTGGATGATGAGTCCAAGCCCGAGAACCATGTCTTCAACCTGGAGAGCCCGCTCCCTGAGGCTTGGGTGGAGGAGGACAACCCACCCTACGCCTACTACCTGTACTACACCTTCGCCAACATGGCCATGCTGAACCACCTTCGCAG ACAGAGGGGCTTCCATACGTTCGTGCTGAGGCCACACTGCGGGGAGGCGGGGCCCATCCACCACCTGGTGTCGGCCTTCATGCTGGCTGAGAACATCTCACACGGGCTGCTTCTGCGCAAG GCCCCGGTCCTGCAGTACCTGTATTACCTGGCCCAGGTTGGCATCGCCATGTCCCCGCTCAGCAACAACAGCCTCTTCCTCAGCTACCACCGGAACCCGCTCCCCGAGTACCTGTCCCGCGGCCTCATGGTCTCGCTGTCCACGGACGATCCCCTGCAGTTCCATTTCACCAAG GAGCCGCTGATGGAGGAGTATAGCATCGCCACCCAGGTGTGGAAGCTCAGCTCCTGTGACATGTGCGAGCTGGCACGCAACAGTGTGCTCATGAGTGGCTTCTCCCACAAG GTGAAGAGCCACTGGCTGGGACCCAGCTATACCAAGGAGGGCCCTGAGGGCAATGACATCCGCCGCACGAACGTGCCGGACATCCGCGTGGGCTACCGCCACGAGACCCTGTGCCAGGAGCTGGCGCTCATCACGCAGGCCGTGCAGAGCGAGATGCTGGAGACCATCCCGGAGGAGGGGGGCATCACCATGAGCCCTGGGCCTCAGTGA
- the AMPD2 gene encoding AMP deaminase 2 isoform X5, with protein MWQSQAQLVQLRLPPRAPRQPEPWHLIHLAPAIPRPNIPLRSGPASRFPLQYQELFSRSLAESELRSAPYEFPEESPIEQLEERRQRLERQISQDVKLEPDILLRAKQDFLKTDSDSDFQLYKEKGEGQGDRGLWERDAVLEREFQRVTISGEEKCGVPFTDLLDAAKSVVRALFIREKYMALSLQSFCPTTRRYLQQLAEKPLETRTYEQGPDTPVSADAPVHPPVLEQHPYERCEPSTMPADLGLGLRMVRGVVHVYTRREPDEHCSEVELPYPDLQEFVADVNVLMALIINGPIKSFCYRRLQYLSSKFQMHVLLNEMKELAAQKKVPHRDFYNIRKVDTHIHASSCMNQKHLLRFIKRAMKRHLEEIVHVEQGREQTLREVFESMNLTAYDLSVDTLDVHADRNTFHRFDKFNAKYNPIGESVLREIFIKTDNRVSGKYFAHIIKEVMSDLEESKYQNAELRLSIYGRSRDEWDKLARWAVTHRVHSPNVRWLVQVPRLFDVYRTKGQLANFQEMLENIFLPLFEATIHPASHPELHLFLEHVDGFDSVDDESKPENHVFNLESPLPEAWVEEDNPPYAYYLYYTFANMAMLNHLRRQRGFHTFVLRPHCGEAGPIHHLVSAFMLAENISHGLLLRKAPVLQYLYYLAQVGIAMSPLSNNSLFLSYHRNPLPEYLSRGLMVSLSTDDPLQFHFTKEPLMEEYSIATQVWKLSSCDMCELARNSVLMSGFSHKVKSHWLGPSYTKEGPEGNDIRRTNVPDIRVGYRHETLCQELALITQAVQSEMLETIPEEGGITMSPGPQ; from the exons ATGTGGCAGAGCCAAGCCCAGCTGGTGCAGCTCAGACTACCCCCGCGGGCTCCGCGGCAGCCTGAGCCATGGCATCTTATTCATCTGGCCCCAGCAATCCCAAGGCCAAATATCCCTTTAAGAAGCGGGCCAGCCTCCAGGTTTCCTTTGCAGTACCAG GAGCTGTTCAGCCGCTCCCTGGCTGAAAGTGAGCTCCGCAGCGCCCCTTACGAGTTCCCGGAGGAGAGCCCCATCGAGCAGCTGGAGGAGCGGAGGCAGCGCCTGGAGCGGCAGATCAGCCAGGATGTCAA GCTGGAGCCGGACATCCTGCTTCGGGCCAAGCAAGATTTCCTGAAGACTGACAGTGACTCAGACTTCCA GCTCTACAAGGAGAAGGGTGAGGGGCAGGGTGACCGGGGCCTGTGGGAGCGCGACGCGGTGCTGGAGCGGGAGTTTCAGCGGGTGACCATCTCTGGGGAGGAGAAGTGTGGG GTGCCCTTCACAGACCTGCTGGATGCAGCCAAGAGCGTGGTGCGGGCGCTGTTCATCCGGGAGAAGTACATGGCCCTGTCGCTGCAGAGCTTCTGCCCTACCACCCGCCGGTACCTGCAGCAGCTGGCTGAGAAGCCCCTGGAGACACGCACCTACGAGCAGGGCCCCGACACCCCCGTGTCCGCTG ATGCCCCGGTGCACCCACCAGTGCTGGAGCAGCACCCCTATGAGCGCTGTGAGCCGAGCACCATGCCCGCGGACCTGGGCTTGGGCCTGCGCATGGTGCGGGGCGTGGTTCATGTGTACACCCGCAGGGAACCTGATGAGCA CTGCTCAGAGGTGGAGCTGCCATATCCCGACCTGCAGGAATTTGTGGCAGATGTCAATGTGCTGATGGCTCTGATCATCAATGGACCCAT AAAGTCATTCTGTTACCGCCGGCTCCAGTACCTGAGCTCCAAGTTCCAGATGCATGTGCTGCTCAACGAAATGAAGGAGCTGGCCGCGCAGAAGAAGGTGCCACACCGAGATTTCTACAACATCCGCAAG GTGGACACACACATCCATGCCTCATCCTGCATGAACCAGAAGCATCTGCTGCGCTTCATCAAACGGGCGATGAAGCGGCACCTGGAGGAGATCGTGCACGTGGAGCAGGGTCGTGAGCAGACGCTACGGGAAGTCTTCGAGAGCATGAACCTCACGGCCTACGACCTGAGTGTGGACACGCTCGACGTGCATGCG GACAGAAACACCTTCCATCGCTTTGACAAGTTCAATGCCAAATACAACCCCATTGGGGAGTCCGTCCTCCGAGAGATCTTCATCAAGACGGACAACAGGGTTTCTGGGAAGTACTTTGCTCACATCATCAAG GAGGTGATGTCCGACCTGGAGGAGAGCAAATACCAGAACGCGGAGCTGCGGCTCTCCATCTACGGGCGCTCAAGGGACGAGTGGGACAAGCTAGCACGCTGGGCCGTCACGCACCGTGTCCACTCCCCCAACGTGCGCTGGCTCGTGCAGGTGCCCCGCCTCTT CGATGTGTACCGGACCAAGGGCCAGCTGGCCAACttccaggagatgctggagaaCATCTTCCTGCCATTGTTCGAGGCCACCATCCACCCTGCCAGCCACCCGGAGCTGCATCTCTTCCTGGAGCAT GTGGACGGCTTTGACAGTGTGGATGATGAGTCCAAGCCCGAGAACCATGTCTTCAACCTGGAGAGCCCGCTCCCTGAGGCTTGGGTGGAGGAGGACAACCCACCCTACGCCTACTACCTGTACTACACCTTCGCCAACATGGCCATGCTGAACCACCTTCGCAG ACAGAGGGGCTTCCATACGTTCGTGCTGAGGCCACACTGCGGGGAGGCGGGGCCCATCCACCACCTGGTGTCGGCCTTCATGCTGGCTGAGAACATCTCACACGGGCTGCTTCTGCGCAAG GCCCCGGTCCTGCAGTACCTGTATTACCTGGCCCAGGTTGGCATCGCCATGTCCCCGCTCAGCAACAACAGCCTCTTCCTCAGCTACCACCGGAACCCGCTCCCCGAGTACCTGTCCCGCGGCCTCATGGTCTCGCTGTCCACGGACGATCCCCTGCAGTTCCATTTCACCAAG GAGCCGCTGATGGAGGAGTATAGCATCGCCACCCAGGTGTGGAAGCTCAGCTCCTGTGACATGTGCGAGCTGGCACGCAACAGTGTGCTCATGAGTGGCTTCTCCCACAAG GTGAAGAGCCACTGGCTGGGACCCAGCTATACCAAGGAGGGCCCTGAGGGCAATGACATCCGCCGCACGAACGTGCCGGACATCCGCGTGGGCTACCGCCACGAGACCCTGTGCCAGGAGCTGGCGCTCATCACGCAGGCCGTGCAGAGCGAGATGCTGGAGACCATCCCGGAGGAGGGGGGCATCACCATGAGCCCTGGGCCTCAGTGA
- the AMPD2 gene encoding AMP deaminase 2 isoform X1 — protein sequence MASYSSGPSNPKAKYPFKKRASLQVSFAVPEARGGLGAPPLQSARSLPGPAPCLKHFPLDLRTSMDGKCKEIAEELFSRSLAESELRSAPYEFPEESPIEQLEERRQRLERQISQDVKLEPDILLRAKQDFLKTDSDSDFQLYKEKGEGQGDRGLWERDAVLEREFQRVTISGEEKCGVPFTDLLDAAKSVVRALFIREKYMALSLQSFCPTTRRYLQQLAEKPLETRTYEQGPDTPVSADAPVHPPVLEQHPYERCEPSTMPADLGLGLRMVRGVVHVYTRREPDEHCSEVELPYPDLQEFVADVNVLMALIINGPIKSFCYRRLQYLSSKFQMHVLLNEMKELAAQKKVPHRDFYNIRKVDTHIHASSCMNQKHLLRFIKRAMKRHLEEIVHVEQGREQTLREVFESMNLTAYDLSVDTLDVHADRNTFHRFDKFNAKYNPIGESVLREIFIKTDNRVSGKYFAHIIKEVMSDLEESKYQNAELRLSIYGRSRDEWDKLARWAVTHRVHSPNVRWLVQVPRLFDVYRTKGQLANFQEMLENIFLPLFEATIHPASHPELHLFLEHVDGFDSVDDESKPENHVFNLESPLPEAWVEEDNPPYAYYLYYTFANMAMLNHLRRQRGFHTFVLRPHCGEAGPIHHLVSAFMLAENISHGLLLRKAPVLQYLYYLAQVGIAMSPLSNNSLFLSYHRNPLPEYLSRGLMVSLSTDDPLQFHFTKEPLMEEYSIATQVWKLSSCDMCELARNSVLMSGFSHKVKSHWLGPSYTKEGPEGNDIRRTNVPDIRVGYRHETLCQELALITQAVQSEMLETIPEEGGITMSPGPQ from the exons ATGGCATCTTATTCATCTGGCCCCAGCAATCCCAAGGCCAAATATCCCTTTAAGAAGCGGGCCAGCCTCCAGGTTTCCTTTGCAGTACCAG AGGCTCGGGGTGGGCTGGGGGCCCCTCCGCTACAGTCTGCCCGATCCCTGCCAGGCCCTGCCCCCTGCCTCAAGCACTTCCCGCTCGACCTGCGCACGTCCATGGATGGCAAATGCAAGGAGATCGCCGAG GAGCTGTTCAGCCGCTCCCTGGCTGAAAGTGAGCTCCGCAGCGCCCCTTACGAGTTCCCGGAGGAGAGCCCCATCGAGCAGCTGGAGGAGCGGAGGCAGCGCCTGGAGCGGCAGATCAGCCAGGATGTCAA GCTGGAGCCGGACATCCTGCTTCGGGCCAAGCAAGATTTCCTGAAGACTGACAGTGACTCAGACTTCCA GCTCTACAAGGAGAAGGGTGAGGGGCAGGGTGACCGGGGCCTGTGGGAGCGCGACGCGGTGCTGGAGCGGGAGTTTCAGCGGGTGACCATCTCTGGGGAGGAGAAGTGTGGG GTGCCCTTCACAGACCTGCTGGATGCAGCCAAGAGCGTGGTGCGGGCGCTGTTCATCCGGGAGAAGTACATGGCCCTGTCGCTGCAGAGCTTCTGCCCTACCACCCGCCGGTACCTGCAGCAGCTGGCTGAGAAGCCCCTGGAGACACGCACCTACGAGCAGGGCCCCGACACCCCCGTGTCCGCTG ATGCCCCGGTGCACCCACCAGTGCTGGAGCAGCACCCCTATGAGCGCTGTGAGCCGAGCACCATGCCCGCGGACCTGGGCTTGGGCCTGCGCATGGTGCGGGGCGTGGTTCATGTGTACACCCGCAGGGAACCTGATGAGCA CTGCTCAGAGGTGGAGCTGCCATATCCCGACCTGCAGGAATTTGTGGCAGATGTCAATGTGCTGATGGCTCTGATCATCAATGGACCCAT AAAGTCATTCTGTTACCGCCGGCTCCAGTACCTGAGCTCCAAGTTCCAGATGCATGTGCTGCTCAACGAAATGAAGGAGCTGGCCGCGCAGAAGAAGGTGCCACACCGAGATTTCTACAACATCCGCAAG GTGGACACACACATCCATGCCTCATCCTGCATGAACCAGAAGCATCTGCTGCGCTTCATCAAACGGGCGATGAAGCGGCACCTGGAGGAGATCGTGCACGTGGAGCAGGGTCGTGAGCAGACGCTACGGGAAGTCTTCGAGAGCATGAACCTCACGGCCTACGACCTGAGTGTGGACACGCTCGACGTGCATGCG GACAGAAACACCTTCCATCGCTTTGACAAGTTCAATGCCAAATACAACCCCATTGGGGAGTCCGTCCTCCGAGAGATCTTCATCAAGACGGACAACAGGGTTTCTGGGAAGTACTTTGCTCACATCATCAAG GAGGTGATGTCCGACCTGGAGGAGAGCAAATACCAGAACGCGGAGCTGCGGCTCTCCATCTACGGGCGCTCAAGGGACGAGTGGGACAAGCTAGCACGCTGGGCCGTCACGCACCGTGTCCACTCCCCCAACGTGCGCTGGCTCGTGCAGGTGCCCCGCCTCTT CGATGTGTACCGGACCAAGGGCCAGCTGGCCAACttccaggagatgctggagaaCATCTTCCTGCCATTGTTCGAGGCCACCATCCACCCTGCCAGCCACCCGGAGCTGCATCTCTTCCTGGAGCAT GTGGACGGCTTTGACAGTGTGGATGATGAGTCCAAGCCCGAGAACCATGTCTTCAACCTGGAGAGCCCGCTCCCTGAGGCTTGGGTGGAGGAGGACAACCCACCCTACGCCTACTACCTGTACTACACCTTCGCCAACATGGCCATGCTGAACCACCTTCGCAG ACAGAGGGGCTTCCATACGTTCGTGCTGAGGCCACACTGCGGGGAGGCGGGGCCCATCCACCACCTGGTGTCGGCCTTCATGCTGGCTGAGAACATCTCACACGGGCTGCTTCTGCGCAAG GCCCCGGTCCTGCAGTACCTGTATTACCTGGCCCAGGTTGGCATCGCCATGTCCCCGCTCAGCAACAACAGCCTCTTCCTCAGCTACCACCGGAACCCGCTCCCCGAGTACCTGTCCCGCGGCCTCATGGTCTCGCTGTCCACGGACGATCCCCTGCAGTTCCATTTCACCAAG GAGCCGCTGATGGAGGAGTATAGCATCGCCACCCAGGTGTGGAAGCTCAGCTCCTGTGACATGTGCGAGCTGGCACGCAACAGTGTGCTCATGAGTGGCTTCTCCCACAAG GTGAAGAGCCACTGGCTGGGACCCAGCTATACCAAGGAGGGCCCTGAGGGCAATGACATCCGCCGCACGAACGTGCCGGACATCCGCGTGGGCTACCGCCACGAGACCCTGTGCCAGGAGCTGGCGCTCATCACGCAGGCCGTGCAGAGCGAGATGCTGGAGACCATCCCGGAGGAGGGGGGCATCACCATGAGCCCTGGGCCTCAGTGA
- the AMPD2 gene encoding AMP deaminase 2 isoform X4 yields the protein MDGKCKEIAEELFSRSLAESELRSAPYEFPEESPIEQLEERRQRLERQISQDVKLEPDILLRAKQDFLKTDSDSDFQLYKEKGEGQGDRGLWERDAVLEREFQRVTISGEEKCGVPFTDLLDAAKSVVRALFIREKYMALSLQSFCPTTRRYLQQLAEKPLETRTYEQGPDTPVSADAPVHPPVLEQHPYERCEPSTMPADLGLGLRMVRGVVHVYTRREPDEHCSEVELPYPDLQEFVADVNVLMALIINGPIKSFCYRRLQYLSSKFQMHVLLNEMKELAAQKKVPHRDFYNIRKVDTHIHASSCMNQKHLLRFIKRAMKRHLEEIVHVEQGREQTLREVFESMNLTAYDLSVDTLDVHADRNTFHRFDKFNAKYNPIGESVLREIFIKTDNRVSGKYFAHIIKEVMSDLEESKYQNAELRLSIYGRSRDEWDKLARWAVTHRVHSPNVRWLVQVPRLFDVYRTKGQLANFQEMLENIFLPLFEATIHPASHPELHLFLEHVDGFDSVDDESKPENHVFNLESPLPEAWVEEDNPPYAYYLYYTFANMAMLNHLRRQRGFHTFVLRPHCGEAGPIHHLVSAFMLAENISHGLLLRKAPVLQYLYYLAQVGIAMSPLSNNSLFLSYHRNPLPEYLSRGLMVSLSTDDPLQFHFTKEPLMEEYSIATQVWKLSSCDMCELARNSVLMSGFSHKVKSHWLGPSYTKEGPEGNDIRRTNVPDIRVGYRHETLCQELALITQAVQSEMLETIPEEGGITMSPGPQ from the exons ATGGATGGCAAATGCAAGGAGATCGCCGAG GAGCTGTTCAGCCGCTCCCTGGCTGAAAGTGAGCTCCGCAGCGCCCCTTACGAGTTCCCGGAGGAGAGCCCCATCGAGCAGCTGGAGGAGCGGAGGCAGCGCCTGGAGCGGCAGATCAGCCAGGATGTCAA GCTGGAGCCGGACATCCTGCTTCGGGCCAAGCAAGATTTCCTGAAGACTGACAGTGACTCAGACTTCCA GCTCTACAAGGAGAAGGGTGAGGGGCAGGGTGACCGGGGCCTGTGGGAGCGCGACGCGGTGCTGGAGCGGGAGTTTCAGCGGGTGACCATCTCTGGGGAGGAGAAGTGTGGG GTGCCCTTCACAGACCTGCTGGATGCAGCCAAGAGCGTGGTGCGGGCGCTGTTCATCCGGGAGAAGTACATGGCCCTGTCGCTGCAGAGCTTCTGCCCTACCACCCGCCGGTACCTGCAGCAGCTGGCTGAGAAGCCCCTGGAGACACGCACCTACGAGCAGGGCCCCGACACCCCCGTGTCCGCTG ATGCCCCGGTGCACCCACCAGTGCTGGAGCAGCACCCCTATGAGCGCTGTGAGCCGAGCACCATGCCCGCGGACCTGGGCTTGGGCCTGCGCATGGTGCGGGGCGTGGTTCATGTGTACACCCGCAGGGAACCTGATGAGCA CTGCTCAGAGGTGGAGCTGCCATATCCCGACCTGCAGGAATTTGTGGCAGATGTCAATGTGCTGATGGCTCTGATCATCAATGGACCCAT AAAGTCATTCTGTTACCGCCGGCTCCAGTACCTGAGCTCCAAGTTCCAGATGCATGTGCTGCTCAACGAAATGAAGGAGCTGGCCGCGCAGAAGAAGGTGCCACACCGAGATTTCTACAACATCCGCAAG GTGGACACACACATCCATGCCTCATCCTGCATGAACCAGAAGCATCTGCTGCGCTTCATCAAACGGGCGATGAAGCGGCACCTGGAGGAGATCGTGCACGTGGAGCAGGGTCGTGAGCAGACGCTACGGGAAGTCTTCGAGAGCATGAACCTCACGGCCTACGACCTGAGTGTGGACACGCTCGACGTGCATGCG GACAGAAACACCTTCCATCGCTTTGACAAGTTCAATGCCAAATACAACCCCATTGGGGAGTCCGTCCTCCGAGAGATCTTCATCAAGACGGACAACAGGGTTTCTGGGAAGTACTTTGCTCACATCATCAAG GAGGTGATGTCCGACCTGGAGGAGAGCAAATACCAGAACGCGGAGCTGCGGCTCTCCATCTACGGGCGCTCAAGGGACGAGTGGGACAAGCTAGCACGCTGGGCCGTCACGCACCGTGTCCACTCCCCCAACGTGCGCTGGCTCGTGCAGGTGCCCCGCCTCTT CGATGTGTACCGGACCAAGGGCCAGCTGGCCAACttccaggagatgctggagaaCATCTTCCTGCCATTGTTCGAGGCCACCATCCACCCTGCCAGCCACCCGGAGCTGCATCTCTTCCTGGAGCAT GTGGACGGCTTTGACAGTGTGGATGATGAGTCCAAGCCCGAGAACCATGTCTTCAACCTGGAGAGCCCGCTCCCTGAGGCTTGGGTGGAGGAGGACAACCCACCCTACGCCTACTACCTGTACTACACCTTCGCCAACATGGCCATGCTGAACCACCTTCGCAG ACAGAGGGGCTTCCATACGTTCGTGCTGAGGCCACACTGCGGGGAGGCGGGGCCCATCCACCACCTGGTGTCGGCCTTCATGCTGGCTGAGAACATCTCACACGGGCTGCTTCTGCGCAAG GCCCCGGTCCTGCAGTACCTGTATTACCTGGCCCAGGTTGGCATCGCCATGTCCCCGCTCAGCAACAACAGCCTCTTCCTCAGCTACCACCGGAACCCGCTCCCCGAGTACCTGTCCCGCGGCCTCATGGTCTCGCTGTCCACGGACGATCCCCTGCAGTTCCATTTCACCAAG GAGCCGCTGATGGAGGAGTATAGCATCGCCACCCAGGTGTGGAAGCTCAGCTCCTGTGACATGTGCGAGCTGGCACGCAACAGTGTGCTCATGAGTGGCTTCTCCCACAAG GTGAAGAGCCACTGGCTGGGACCCAGCTATACCAAGGAGGGCCCTGAGGGCAATGACATCCGCCGCACGAACGTGCCGGACATCCGCGTGGGCTACCGCCACGAGACCCTGTGCCAGGAGCTGGCGCTCATCACGCAGGCCGTGCAGAGCGAGATGCTGGAGACCATCCCGGAGGAGGGGGGCATCACCATGAGCCCTGGGCCTCAGTGA